In Limosilactobacillus sp. WILCCON 0051, a single window of DNA contains:
- the rlmB gene encoding 23S rRNA (guanosine(2251)-2'-O)-methyltransferase RlmB produces the protein MKTDEPEFIIGRHPAVMALKSDQEINKVFIQKDLKADIIGQIVKLAKERHLVISNVPKNKLDQMTNHQNHQGVALAIAAYRYATIDDLFANAEKHDEAPFFLILDELADPHNLGSILRTADAAGVHGLIIPKRRSVGLTSVVAKTSTGAIEHVPVARVTNLVQTANELKERGLWLFGTDMQGTDYRRWDAKGPVALVIGNEGKGISPLLKKTCDEMLTIPMIGHVQSLNASVAASLLIYQGFNSRHPL, from the coding sequence ATGAAGACTGATGAACCAGAATTTATTATTGGCCGTCACCCAGCAGTAATGGCGCTGAAATCTGATCAAGAAATCAACAAGGTTTTCATTCAAAAGGACTTGAAAGCCGATATTATTGGTCAGATCGTCAAGCTGGCTAAGGAGCGGCATTTGGTGATTTCAAACGTCCCTAAGAACAAGCTGGACCAAATGACCAATCATCAAAATCACCAGGGGGTTGCGCTGGCAATTGCGGCTTACCGGTATGCAACGATTGACGATCTGTTTGCCAACGCCGAAAAACATGACGAGGCACCGTTTTTCTTGATTTTAGACGAGCTGGCAGATCCGCATAATCTGGGTTCAATTCTTAGAACGGCTGACGCAGCGGGAGTTCATGGTCTGATCATTCCTAAGCGGCGTTCTGTTGGTTTGACCTCAGTCGTTGCCAAAACGTCAACCGGAGCAATTGAGCATGTTCCTGTAGCGCGGGTAACCAATCTGGTACAAACGGCCAATGAGCTGAAAGAACGCGGACTGTGGCTGTTTGGCACGGATATGCAGGGGACCGATTACCGTCGCTGGGATGCTAAGGGCCCAGTTGCCTTGGTAATTGGCAATGAAGGAAAAGGGATTTCGCCGCTGCTGAAAAAAACATGTGATGAAATGCTGACGATTCCAATGATTGGCCATGTTCAAAGTCTGAATGCCAGTGTCGCAGCCAGTCTTTTGATCTACCAA